The Brassica napus cultivar Da-Ae chromosome C7, Da-Ae, whole genome shotgun sequence genomic interval AGGAGCCAAAGTTCCAAAAGCAGCAGTAGCCAATAAGTAAAGCCTCAATGGACACAAGTATCGCTATGTCGGATCACACCAActacattccaaaaaaaatgtttataatgtTATCCAAAACTCAATAAAAAGTTAtggaataaataaattatggaataaataaaagtttatatgAACGCTTCTGCCATAACACTGCAGCTTCAGAAGAAGTCAAAGATAAATTAGGGTTTCTTCTGCTGATTCTAGTTGCTTTTACCAATTTACAGTTCTCCCTTGGCAGCCTAAAAATCTCAGAACCCACAAGGAATGTCTTATGATCAGTACTTCTAAGCCGCAACTGTATGTTATATTTCATAAAGAAATCTGTTTGTTCACTTAGCTTGGTCTATATTCGTTAGTCCTCAAACCCAGAGCTTTGCAAACTCTCGATAATACTTAGAACCACAAGCCCAAGCCCATCGGAGCTGAGTCCAAAGTTAACTAACAAGAGTTTgtctctttcttcaatgaatgAACGTTCAGAGAGCTGAATAAGTTTAGGGTTTCGTATCTTATCGATTCTCCCTACAACCACCTATCTTAACGCATAAACAATAAGGAAAAAGTGATATGGACCTCACAGAGAAAGCAACCGCACGATGAGTGACTCTGCACTTAGAGACTCTTACATACATGAACGATAGAGCCTCTCTGATCATGCTAGATAAACAAGACATCTATTCACATTCATCAAAGCCTGAGTCGACATGATGCTcatgtaaaatgaaaaaagtaaAACGAAACTCTCTCTTAACTCTTAAAATGGAAGaactcatgcatatatatatatatttttatattattattagcgATGTTTATGCATTGATGTGCACGAGTGATTCTATACCTTATTGGCTTTGTTAAAAGAAAATCCAGTAAGGCTTGTCTCCTTGGAGATGATGATACCAGCACCATTCATGCATATATTCACTCTCAAAACCTCATGTCCAACCAATAAATATTAGCACATTACACTTCATGACACAACTACTAGAGCTTTAAAAATACTTGAAAGAGATCAAACTCTGTAGTGTAGGAGGCAGACAAGATTTTCACCAACCTTCAAAAAGATTAAGATAAGCTGGTGCACATGAATGTATACGCAAGTGGTGCTGATACCATATGCCTCAAAGGAGACAAAACCTGCTGTCTTACCATTACaatctatttataaaatagtttcaTGTGATCAAATCAGAATCAAGATTTGAACTACCTAAAGATTCCTCATGTCTCTCTTccttattgttatatatatatatgtattgacAATAGAGCCAATGGAAAAACATAACAAACACAAAAGCATTTTCTACatctcaaaacaaaaaaaaaatgactgtTTCTTTTCATGCTCGTTCTAACAGCGTCCCCTCTTTACAACACCCACAAGCTGCTTATGTCGATGAGCAGTTGACCAGATTAAGATCTTCTGAGGCAGTCTCTTCATCTTCCAGCTCTTCCATCTACCAAAGACTAAGCAACCTTCAAGATTTATATGATTCTCTTGAGAAAATGATTCGCCTATCTATCACCAACCAGGCTTTATCTCAAGATCAGATCGAGAAGCTTATTGATGGATCCCTCATGATCTTGGATTTGTGCAACGCCGCCAAGGACGCTTTGTCGCAGATGAAAGAAGGTCTCAAAGAGATTCAATCTATTCTACGGAGAAAGCGTGGAGATCTATCAGCGGAGGTCAAGAAATACTTAGCCACAAGAAAGTCTCTCAAAAAGTCATTCCAAAAAGTGCTCAAGAACTTGAAAGTGGGACAGAACAAAGAGACCACGGGTAGATCATTGGTTGTGTTTGGACAAACAGAAGGTGTAACAGTTGCTTTGTTTGAATCTCTGTTTAGTTTCATGTCCGGATCAAAGGCCTGTGGAAAATGGTCATTGGTTTCGAAGATTATGAGCCAGAACAAAGCTACATGTGAAGCTGAAGCAAATGAATTCACAAGAGTGGATTATGTGTTTCAATCTGAGAAGTTATTGAAGATGGAAGATGTGCAGATGCTAGAGTCGTGCATTCAAGATCTTGAAGATGGAATTGAGTCACTCTCAAAGTCAATGATCAAATACAGAGTCTCACTTCTTAACATCGTATAGGTCGTTGCGCCTGTAAAGTTTTGTACGGAAATGGAAATGTTAATATACATGTAAATGAGAATAGAAACAAACAATATTTTGGTCATATAACCTTTGATACTGTCTATCTATACTGTTCGTATTTTTTTGCCTAAATCTTTACTCATTAAGGAACCTTCAAGAAACAAGTCAACGAACAAGTAAAAAAATCTTTGGAAAGGATGCCGTCTGATGAGTAAAACCCATTGATCACTAAGCGTGATCAGACCATAGGACTTGTTAGTTGTAATTTTCACCGCAGGAAACTGGACATACTTGAATTTTCTTCTGGTTGTATCGTCTATTTTCTAAAGTGTTACTAATTAAGATATTATGCAATTCTTTTTCTACTAATAAAATCCACAGATATTGTTACTCTGTTTTGATTCATTAGCTTTAAACCCTAGTGTAAATATTTTCTGACGGACTTTGTCACAATCAAAGTCTGGATAAAGTACTAAAGTTGTAAAGGCTTAAGCCTCCTTCCTTCTTCTAGCTTCCCAATAAAcaaccataaataaaataattgaatgtGCACGAGGTTACTCTGCATCTTATTGTctttgtttaaaagaaaaaatccaGCATGGCTTGTATTAAAATAAAACCAGTCAtggatatattatatattccaCTTCGTGTCATTAGCATTTATAAAGTTGGAGAAATCAAATCTTGCAATGTAGGTTGCAGACAAGATCTGCGTTAACCAACGAAGATTTAAGTTAACTAAGATGGTGCACATGAATGCATCCACCACGAGCTGCgctaatattatattattaagttaGACATTGCCTTACTGGTTTTGCATGTACCTAAACCAATAAGATGTAGAATCGTTATCACAACATTATTTTATAAGATAATCAATGTGACTAAATCTGAAtcacatatttttcaattattattattattgcttGATGACATTTCAAAATTATCGCTGTCACAGACCATGTATTCCATCACTCAAGGGTGTATAAAAGCTTTGACAACATAGTCGATGAAGACCAGAACAAAACATCTTTCATCTCTCTAACACAAAATGGCAGTCTCCTTCCATGTGCGCTCTCACAGTTACCCTTCAAGACAACACCCTCAAGCAGCTCACATCGATGAGCAGTTGACCAGGCTGAGATCTTCTGAAGCAACTTCAAGCTCCTCCATTTGCCAAAGACTAAACAACCTTCAAGATTTACATGATTCTCTTGAAAAGATGATTCGTCTATGTATCACCAACCAGGCGTTATCTCAAGAACAAATTGAGAAGCTTCTTGAAGGATCTCTCAAGATcttagatctatgcaacatttcCAAGGACGGTTTGTCTCAGATGAAAGAATGTCTCATGGAGATCCAGTAGATTCTATGACGAAAGCGTGGAGATATATCTAGCGAGGTCAAGAAATACTTATCCTCAAGAAAGTCTCTCAAGAAAACATTCCAAAAAAGTAGTCAagaatttgaaagtgggacaaAACAAAGAGAGCCAAGAGTCTTTGGCTGTGTTTGGAGAAGCAGAAGCTGTAACAGTTGCTCTGTTTCAGTCTCTGTTTAGCTTCATGTCCGGATCAAAGGCTTGTGCCAAATGGTCTATGGTCTCAAAGCTGATGAACCAGAACAAAATTAACTTAGAGGCAAATGAATTCACACTGGTGGATTTGGAGTTTCAATCAGAGAAGTCATTGAAGATTGAGGATGTGCAGATCCTAGAGTCATGTATTCAAGATCTTGAAGATGGACTTGAATCACTCTCAAAGTCTTTGATCAAATACAGAGTCTCAATTCTTAACATTCTTTAGGTCACTGGAACCTACAAAATTTTGTACAGAAAGAAAATGTAAATCTAAATGAGAATATACAAATTTACCATATAAGTTTGCTTTTTATTTATCTCTATGTTCTTACCATACATTAAGCTACAAAtatacacaaacaaacaaacgatAACAAATTATCCACATACACAAAACGGTTATACAAAAGCAAGTTTTACTGCattattgattttattaaagatagctaaatttattaaatgagataaATCATGTAAAACATAATGTTTAAAATCCGATTTATACGACTCAAATCGATTTAAACCATTTTAACTCggtttaagttattttaaaacaagTTAATAcggtttaaattaatataaatctgttacattaattaataattttagtaaaaattcacaaatttttctaatttcttttattttttttacctaaTTTTAACAGTAAAAATACCTCCAATAACACAAAGAAAGAGGCAAAGATGGCAGAAGTGTAAGCCTTGGAGAAATCAAAGCATGCCTGATTCTTGGGATTATAGAGCACCCATGTGGAGGAGAAGTTGTTCCCTTCACTATAAAGAATGAGCCTCTGTCTCAATGTCTCTGAGATAGATGTGGCGAGCCCAAATTTGTTTCATCAACTTAAATGAACCGATTTCATGGAATGTAAACCGGAAAGTGGAATAAAATGTAAATCGAGTCAAAGAAGTGAACATTTAACAATATCAAAAAGAGGAAAAAATCATAATCAAGCAAATAACTGATAAACGATTTAGTGGAAAGTTCAATGATTGATATCAAAAACAGCATGAAATGTAACTAAGTTTATAATAAGAACGATCGATGTGTATATTTTGTTTGGTCTTTTGAAATTTATCTAACCAAGATTCATGAATAATCCAAACTAATTTTGTGCAATCCAAaattgaagagagagagagagagagagagagagagagagagagagagagagagagagagagagagagagagagagagagagagagagagagagagagaagagagagagagagagagagagagagagagagagagagagagagagagagagagagagagagagagatagagatctctagagatctctctctctctctctctctctctctctctctctctagagagatctctctctctctctctctctctctctctctctctctctctctctctctctctctctctctctctcttctctctctctctctcctctctctctctctctctctctctctctctctctcgcttttaatcccaatttcaaatcagtgTCATGTATAGAACTCAAAGAATGATGAATGCTCTTGAGAAGACTATTTTCATCAATAAATGTTGATAACTAATAAATGCAATAAAGATTAATGATGAATAAGTACTATTTTATAAGCTTTTTGAATTAGAATGAATAATGGTTGATTTAGAATATTGAGTTATGTCACTTCTAAAATTGCTAACTAAAAGTTCAATGTAAAAATGATGATTTAGAAGCAGAATCATCATTTTCTCatttatctttttgcttttaacttgttaattttttgtaattagaTAAATACACTATTTGTCAACAAATATTACTTATTAAACTAATAGTGCTTTAAATAACtcaattttattgttttgatgattcaatgttttttttttatttctactcAATAATGTTTTTAACATTTACAAGTAAATCAATGTTTCACTTGTctttatttgaatttattttcgATGACATATGATGCCACTTATACAGCAGAAAAGTTGTCAgtcttattttgacaaaatgATATGTTCTATTTCTATAACAAACTTACcatataaaattacattttccACTTAATTTTACCACAAATTACATCAAGTTATAATTTATCTTTCAACTcgattttaatttatacatcgaGTTAATGATCGTCCAAGCTTTTATGTGAAATATAGGATGTTTTCACATTGtagataaattttaaatgtaataaaaaGAACCACACACATTAAAAAAACCATGTCATCAATAAAACATGAGTAATATTAAGATTCAGACTACATGGACCGAAACTGGACTAAAAATCTTAAAAGGTAAAACCAATGAAGAGAGACGTAAGTAAATGTTTCATCTAGATTTTTAGATGAGATTTTGCAAACAAGTTAGACCTATTTAAAGATATGTAACTgtaacttatattataaaaagaaagatCTCGTCTggaagaaaaacaaagaaatgcTTGAATACTTTTTTATTTCTGGTTTGGCTACAAGCTGCATGCAACATTTATCGAGGAAAGTTTTGTAAGAAAAACATTTATCGAGGAAAGAAAGAGGAAAACTGCATGACTAATGTTTTCATGTGTAGATGCATAAAACATTTCAATACAACATACTAGCAGAGCTTAGTTGAATCCAAGTGACAAATGATGTACATAAGGTAAAATACATATAAGCATGTTCCTGGTATGCAATCGCcttattatacaaaaaaaatatactaagcCAATGCAGAAAACCATTGCTGAGTCCACTACTACTGCTTGCATAATGGTATGATCAAAGGCATTGAGAATATGTATACAACCTCTAAGTCTATAAAATGGCAAGTAACATTTTGTTTCTAACACACTATTAAATTAGTAGAAGAATCTCCTTGCCCTTTCACGTAGCAACCTTTCCACATGGCTTATAACGAAGGACCAGGACCAGTACTACCAAAAGAGCCTCTCAGCTTGActtgagaagcttgatgaaCGCTGATCTTGATAGTGCGGCTCTGTGATGATCTATAAATGTCTATACACTCCTCCAAATCCGCTTCACACGTCAGAAGAACCCACTCCTTGTCATCATCCAAGTACTTAAGATCAAAGGTTGCAATATTGTTATTATCTATGTTAAAACGCCTAGCAATCTCGTGACGCAACTCTCTGAAGCCCCATGTTGGGAGCAAAGTAAACCGTACTTTGGCCTCACCGAACGTGGCTTTCACTTTAGAGGCGCCTCCAGCTTTCGAGCTAAGAGGATGCTGACTGAATGTTTTGTGGCTCAGTGTTCTAGAGATAGGCTTTGTTTCCTCCATGGTGTGAAGTTTTACCTCGCTGCGAGCTCTCTTCAAGATTTCTCCAGCATTTTCAGCCATCAGAGTGGTTAAGGTATTAGCAGTATTGTTAGCTTCAGTTGAGCAGCATGTGCTTGAACCAGAGCTGTGGC includes:
- the LOC111207600 gene encoding uncharacterized protein LOC111207600, which encodes MTVSFHARSNSVPSLQHPQAAYVDEQLTRLRSSEAVSSSSSSSIYQRLSNLQDLYDSLEKMIRLSITNQALSQDQIEKLIDGSLMILDLCNAAKDALSQMKEGLKEIQSILRRKRGDLSAEVKKYLATRKSLKKSFQKVLKNLKVGQNKETTGRSLVVFGQTEGVTVALFESLFSFMSGSKACGKWSLVSKIMSQNKATCEAEANEFTRVDYVFQSEKLLKMEDVQMLESCIQDLEDGIESLSKSMIKYRVSLLNIV